Proteins encoded by one window of Candidatus Poribacteria bacterium:
- a CDS encoding M48 family metalloprotease, protein MGQVSIILIAGLIFLFSFDEGTLAMLESPNRSSLWVGLALALLPGGLAYLWGRWLSRRTEEVTARRFFLIRRSFLAFELMLLGGFGLTVYLLKLPLAIDDLLRFIPIPYTRKLFAILPLLAGMLLIRAAQYEVERRVRTSEWRRREYLSVNAKFLILPVFPLLAYMIVNDLIDRCPLQVRLFFIDNPYLYWLVLVLLIVALYIKAPQILQGIWRATPLRDPHLREMLVDLARQTGVTFKEIMVWHTGGARIANAGVAGLLPWSRKIFLTDCLLENFHPEEIRTIVAHELGHIKHRHMWIYMGFSLTYFLAAILYYAYLAPIWKDLLGEGPVIDALSTLIFFYLYFVLIFRYLSRRLEHQADIYSVEVTGDPISFKVSLLKLAELNYMPKVMRRIFELTLTHPSVEKRIEMVDRFLIGDPKALELRKMLPEVKLAIFITSIALGVLLNFGGPAFESEADLHYMRGVEFHREKMWDKALKEMDKTISIDPTYKEAYLLRGMIYYEEGSPEKALEDFERLRDMVSEKKVRQNLQRLINEVKGEIKAKSG, encoded by the coding sequence TTGGGACAGGTAAGCATAATCCTGATAGCCGGTTTGATCTTTCTCTTCTCCTTCGACGAGGGAACGCTGGCGATGTTGGAGAGTCCGAATCGCTCCTCCCTATGGGTGGGATTGGCCCTAGCGCTTCTTCCGGGCGGGTTGGCGTATCTCTGGGGAAGATGGCTTTCGCGAAGGACGGAAGAGGTGACGGCTAGAAGGTTTTTCCTCATCAGACGGTCGTTCCTGGCCTTCGAGCTGATGTTGCTCGGTGGATTCGGTTTGACGGTATATCTCCTTAAGCTACCGCTCGCTATCGACGATCTGTTAAGGTTTATACCTATCCCGTATACGAGAAAGCTATTCGCCATCCTGCCCCTTCTAGCCGGCATGCTTCTCATCAGAGCGGCGCAGTATGAGGTCGAAAGGAGGGTAAGGACGAGCGAGTGGAGGAGGAGGGAGTATCTGTCTGTGAACGCGAAGTTTCTGATCCTGCCCGTTTTCCCGCTTTTGGCCTACATGATCGTAAACGACCTGATAGACCGCTGTCCTCTTCAAGTTCGGCTTTTTTTCATAGATAACCCTTACCTTTACTGGCTGGTTTTGGTTTTGCTGATAGTCGCCCTCTACATCAAAGCGCCACAGATCCTCCAGGGGATATGGCGGGCCACGCCACTGCGGGATCCACACCTGAGGGAGATGCTCGTCGACCTAGCCCGACAAACAGGGGTGACTTTTAAGGAGATCATGGTGTGGCATACCGGCGGGGCGAGGATAGCTAATGCCGGCGTGGCAGGGCTACTGCCCTGGTCGCGAAAGATCTTCCTGACGGATTGCCTGTTGGAGAACTTCCACCCTGAGGAGATAAGGACGATTGTGGCTCATGAGCTCGGCCATATAAAGCACAGACATATGTGGATATATATGGGCTTTTCGCTCACCTATTTCCTGGCGGCGATCCTCTATTACGCCTATCTGGCCCCGATATGGAAGGACCTGCTGGGCGAAGGGCCCGTGATAGATGCCCTCTCAACCCTCATCTTCTTCTACCTTTACTTCGTCCTCATCTTCAGATATCTATCCCGGCGGCTGGAGCATCAGGCCGATATCTACTCCGTGGAAGTCACCGGAGATCCCATAAGCTTCAAGGTTTCCCTGCTTAAGCTGGCTGAGCTGAATTACATGCCTAAGGTCATGAGGAGGATCTTCGAACTGACGCTCACCCATCCTTCCGTGGAGAAGAGAATAGAGATGGTGGATAGATTTTTAATAGGAGACCCGAAAGCGCTAGAGCTCAGGAAGATGCTGCCGGAGGTGAAGCTTGCCATCTTCATCACATCCATCGCGCTTGGTGTCCTTCTGAATTTCGGGGGACCGGCTTTCGAATCGGAGGCCGATCTGCATTACATGCGCGGGGTTGAGTTCCATAGGGAAAAGATGTGGGATAAGGCGTTGAAGGAGATGGACAAAACCATATCGATCGATCCCACCTATAAGGAGGCCTACCTGCTGAGGGGTATGATATATTATGAGGAGGGATCGCCTGAAAAGGCGCTGGAGGATTTCGAGAGATTACGTGACATGGTCTCGGAGAAAAAGGTCAGACAAAACCTGCAGAGGCTCATAAATGAGGTGAAGGGGGAGATCAAAGCGAAGAGCGGGTGA
- a CDS encoding ATP-dependent zinc protease: MEILSRDSRESIKVKARIDTGAYSSSIDERLALKLGFRDAIEYYKSFGLRRTLTRREVRELRAKGIKRKLAKHPDIIEAVFVYSSNGTTLRIKVPLTFYLAGVRIRSAVTIADRGNLRYPMIIGRRDLKGFLIDPTKAED; the protein is encoded by the coding sequence GTGGAGATTCTGTCCAGGGATTCCCGTGAAAGCATCAAGGTGAAGGCCAGAATAGATACCGGTGCCTATTCCAGCTCCATAGATGAGAGGCTGGCTCTCAAACTGGGGTTTAGAGATGCCATCGAATATTACAAAAGCTTCGGGCTGAGGAGAACCCTGACGAGAAGGGAGGTCAGGGAGTTGAGGGCGAAGGGGATCAAGAGGAAATTGGCGAAACATCCGGATATCATCGAGGCGGTCTTCGTCTACAGCTCAAATGGCACAACGCTCAGGATAAAAGTTCCTCTGACGTTTTACTTGGCCGGCGTTAGGATCAGATCGGCCGTCACGATCGCCGATAGAGGCAATCTGAGATACCCGATGATAATAGGCAGAAGGGATCTAAAGGGGTTTCTGATAGATCCGACCAAAGCCGAGGATTAG
- a CDS encoding ThuA domain-containing protein, protein MERIKTLVFAGGQIHDFKGCGKAIREILSEREEFDITYMEEDLDVLKALDPYDLIVFYYTVGTITDEQKNGLLNWVASGKGYVGIHSAADSFRGCPEYRAMVGGHFVTHPRYRQYQVSVVDPEHPITKGMDEFMVTDEQYILDYDPRVNVLCTALYRGKAMPVAWTKSWGKGRVFYLALGHDPKACQHEMFKLLLQRGALWAGTPSE, encoded by the coding sequence ATGGAAAGGATAAAGACCCTCGTCTTCGCCGGGGGACAGATACACGATTTTAAGGGATGTGGTAAGGCTATAAGGGAGATCCTCTCCGAGAGGGAGGAGTTCGATATCACCTATATGGAGGAGGATCTCGACGTGCTGAAGGCGCTGGATCCGTATGATCTGATCGTCTTCTACTACACCGTGGGGACGATAACCGATGAGCAGAAAAACGGCCTGCTCAACTGGGTGGCGTCCGGCAAGGGGTACGTCGGGATACACTCCGCGGCCGATTCCTTCAGAGGATGTCCCGAATATCGGGCGATGGTCGGTGGACACTTCGTTACGCATCCTCGATACAGACAATATCAGGTGAGCGTCGTCGATCCCGAACATCCTATAACGAAAGGGATGGACGAGTTCATGGTCACCGATGAACAGTATATCCTGGACTATGACCCGCGCGTGAATGTGTTATGCACGGCGCTCTATAGGGGTAAGGCGATGCCGGTTGCCTGGACGAAATCCTGGGGCAAGGGAAGGGTCTTTTATCTGGCATTGGGGCATGACCCAAAGGCGTGTCAACATGAGATGTTCAAGCTGCTTTTGCAGAGGGGAGCTCTCTGGGCGGGCACGCCTTCCGAATAG
- a CDS encoding aldehyde ferredoxin oxidoreductase family protein — MGYGYWGKVLRIDLSSGRIEVETPDPIIYRRYLGGSAFGLHYLLKELKPGIDPLSPQNMLIFTSSVLGGTPLPGATRLSVLGKSPLTGGLGETEAGGWFAPELKRAGFDAIIIRGRSDRPVYLWIKDGKAEIRDASHLWGKLTGEVSDILKEELGDNRVRIAQIGPGGEKLVRYAGIVNELHHFNGRTGMGAVMGSKNLRAIAVRGTQEVPMYDPEKAREIVRWFVREYYKPQPGDMHDLGTSRIVKPLSDTGILPTRNFREGSFEGAEQISGERMRDTILIRRGTCYACPIACKRVVKVDEGPFKVDPKYGGPEYETVASMGSLCGVSDLRAIAKANEICSKYAVDTISCGVSIAFAMECYENGILTKEDTGGLDLRFGNAEALVKMVEMICRREGLGDILAEGVKRAAEKIGKGAERFAMHVKGQEVPMHEPRGKKSLALAYSTSPTGADHMEAPHDPALENLGPEAGDPLEPLGLIEPMPSLEFTPRKVKAYYYCQILWNLYNCIDMCDFVGVPLGPFPINKLVEYTRAVTGWDTSLWELMKVGERAATMARIFNFREGFTREDDTLPERLFQGLEGGTLKGEKIDKEKFEELLELFYQMYGWDPKTGFPTRGKLAELDLLWAVE; from the coding sequence ATGGGATACGGATATTGGGGAAAAGTTCTAAGGATTGATCTCAGCTCGGGCAGGATCGAGGTTGAGACGCCTGACCCGATCATATACAGGAGATATCTCGGAGGAAGTGCTTTCGGTCTTCACTACCTTCTGAAGGAGCTTAAGCCCGGGATAGATCCGCTCTCTCCCCAAAACATGCTCATATTCACCAGCAGCGTTCTGGGGGGCACCCCTCTGCCGGGGGCTACAAGGCTGAGCGTTCTGGGGAAATCACCCCTTACCGGAGGTCTGGGAGAGACGGAGGCAGGGGGATGGTTCGCACCTGAGCTCAAAAGGGCCGGCTTCGATGCCATCATCATCAGAGGCAGATCGGACAGGCCGGTCTATCTCTGGATAAAGGACGGCAAGGCGGAGATTCGAGACGCATCACACCTGTGGGGGAAGCTCACGGGTGAGGTTTCGGATATCCTCAAGGAGGAGCTGGGGGATAATCGCGTCAGGATAGCGCAGATCGGCCCTGGCGGGGAGAAGCTGGTTCGATATGCCGGGATAGTTAACGAGCTCCATCACTTTAACGGTCGAACCGGCATGGGAGCGGTTATGGGTTCCAAAAACCTGCGCGCTATAGCCGTCCGCGGCACACAGGAGGTGCCGATGTATGATCCCGAAAAGGCCAGGGAGATCGTACGATGGTTCGTTCGGGAGTATTACAAGCCCCAACCCGGCGATATGCATGACCTGGGGACGTCCAGGATAGTCAAACCGCTCAGCGATACAGGCATACTGCCCACGCGTAACTTCCGCGAGGGCTCTTTCGAAGGGGCAGAACAGATCAGCGGGGAGAGAATGAGGGATACGATCCTGATAAGACGGGGCACCTGCTACGCCTGTCCGATAGCGTGTAAGCGGGTTGTCAAGGTCGATGAAGGTCCGTTCAAGGTCGATCCGAAATACGGCGGACCGGAATACGAGACCGTCGCCTCGATGGGATCGCTGTGCGGTGTGAGCGATCTGAGGGCTATCGCTAAGGCGAATGAGATATGCAGCAAATACGCCGTCGACACGATCTCATGTGGCGTCTCCATAGCGTTCGCTATGGAATGTTATGAGAACGGGATCCTGACCAAGGAGGACACGGGGGGTTTAGATCTGAGGTTTGGAAACGCCGAGGCATTGGTGAAGATGGTCGAGATGATCTGCAGACGTGAGGGATTGGGGGATATTCTGGCCGAAGGCGTCAAGCGAGCTGCCGAGAAGATAGGTAAAGGCGCCGAGAGATTCGCCATGCACGTTAAGGGGCAGGAGGTTCCGATGCACGAGCCGCGCGGCAAGAAATCGCTCGCATTGGCATATTCGACTTCCCCAACCGGCGCCGATCACATGGAAGCACCGCATGACCCCGCCCTTGAAAATCTCGGCCCCGAGGCCGGCGATCCTCTTGAGCCCTTGGGATTGATAGAGCCGATGCCATCCCTGGAGTTCACCCCGCGTAAGGTTAAAGCCTATTACTACTGCCAGATCCTCTGGAACCTCTACAACTGCATCGATATGTGCGATTTCGTCGGCGTGCCGCTTGGTCCCTTCCCGATAAACAAACTCGTCGAATACACGCGGGCGGTGACGGGATGGGATACCTCATTGTGGGAGCTGATGAAGGTCGGTGAGAGGGCCGCCACAATGGCGAGGATCTTCAACTTCCGAGAGGGATTCACCAGGGAGGACGACACGCTGCCCGAAAGGCTGTTCCAGGGGCTCGAGGGCGGAACGCTCAAGGGAGAGAAAATAGATAAGGAGAAATTCGAAGAGCTTCTCGAGCTGTTCTATCAGATGTACGGCTGGGATCCGAAGACCGGATTCCCGACAAGGGGAAAACTGGCAGAGCTGGATCTCCTGTGGGCGGTGGAGTGA
- the waaF gene encoding lipopolysaccharide heptosyltransferase II: MLILISALINFTLYPNKLDPKRPPKRILIIKPDHIGDLILAIPAIKTLRLAFPHSNITALVGEWCLPLTELIPEIDEAIGYRPGLFARDRKSGLRERIGLLARLWHGGFDMAVDLRPTWLSVALAVSKRFKWRIDRSSHRLRMRMRGKTSIWDHEVKRNLEPLKMAGIPTPSHISLSLTIPRHIKDNVDEMFDKLFTGETGPIVAFHPGSPVKLKRWAPFNFAELGDKLWEELGARILLVGSKSELDISREIISMMRHKPVDLTGRTDLPTLAGVLERCDLFIGNDSGPMHIAAALGIKVIGIFGPSSPERFGPYGKGCLTIRAKLDCPPCMSERCPFHTEGCVNEVKVEDVFRAARDFLLH; encoded by the coding sequence GTGCTGATACTTATCTCAGCCCTCATTAATTTTACTTTGTATCCCAATAAGCTTGATCCTAAAAGGCCGCCTAAGAGGATCCTCATCATCAAACCCGATCACATAGGAGATTTAATACTTGCCATCCCGGCGATTAAAACCCTCAGGCTTGCTTTCCCCCATTCCAATATCACGGCGTTGGTAGGTGAATGGTGTTTACCTCTAACGGAGCTCATCCCCGAAATAGACGAAGCGATAGGCTACAGACCGGGGTTATTTGCGAGGGATCGGAAAAGCGGGCTTCGGGAAAGGATAGGATTGCTCGCCCGTCTGTGGCACGGCGGATTCGATATGGCCGTTGATCTCCGTCCTACATGGCTCTCCGTCGCCCTCGCGGTATCGAAGCGGTTTAAATGGCGGATAGATCGATCCTCACATAGGCTTCGGATGAGGATGCGCGGAAAAACCTCGATCTGGGATCATGAGGTTAAAAGAAATCTGGAGCCGCTGAAGATGGCCGGAATCCCGACGCCCTCCCATATAAGTCTTTCCCTCACCATCCCCAGACATATAAAGGATAACGTCGATGAGATGTTCGATAAGCTCTTCACCGGAGAAACGGGACCTATCGTGGCCTTCCATCCCGGATCGCCCGTTAAGCTCAAGAGATGGGCTCCATTCAACTTCGCCGAGCTGGGTGATAAACTCTGGGAGGAACTTGGCGCCCGAATATTGCTGGTCGGATCGAAATCCGAGCTCGATATATCGCGTGAGATCATCTCGATGATGAGGCATAAACCGGTGGATCTGACCGGACGAACGGATCTTCCCACCTTAGCCGGAGTGCTTGAGAGATGCGATCTCTTCATCGGCAACGACAGCGGTCCAATGCACATCGCCGCCGCTTTGGGGATCAAGGTGATCGGTATATTCGGGCCATCCAGTCCTGAGAGATTCGGTCCCTATGGAAAAGGATGTTTGACGATCAGAGCCAAGCTCGATTGTCCCCCGTGCATGTCTGAGAGATGCCCTTTCCATACCGAGGGATGCGTCAATGAGGTAAAAGTCGAGGATGTATTCCGTGCAGCCCGCGATTTTCTGCTACACTAA
- a CDS encoding heparinase II/III family protein — protein sequence MSQFIYVSAFMMILAFAAGGRPQIPPVPPGHPRVYVRPEDLPDIRRKIEMPEFSKAWEAVKSSHHPLCLAFLYLVTGDGKAGREAIERWFESLEGDWDNPDRLGRVFLNYMHVGACVYDWCYNLLTDEERRKLIESFERIAASHSPGYPARANSPAVVGHVTEGWLLTGQLPVRVAIYDESKTMYEAAARLFFERFVPVRNFLYRSHMHHQGDSYIVTRFIHDIAVSWLFRRMGAGDVFSPQQRFVPYQLIYHLRPDGKQMHSGDTFDERGDSSGKRMLMLLTGTYYDDPYLLWMADSGVFRSYGDIGGVFELLFRKPGSEKQPISELPLTKYFPSPMGEMVTRTGWDMGMESRDAVVHMRIGEYFFGNHQHKDFGTFQIYYRGPLAISTGVYDLYGSPHWRNYYHQTISKNGLLIFDPSETETMVGTQVLNYAVFFAKKNRLLKEARLTIEGEENVKVLICDLEPGMWSLSRNGGRIGQIRVTDEGKCVYLDAMPGDYFLKWTRVEDRGKAR from the coding sequence ATGAGCCAGTTCATCTATGTGTCAGCTTTTATGATGATCCTCGCATTTGCGGCCGGGGGTAGACCTCAAATCCCCCCTGTCCCGCCAGGACATCCTCGGGTCTACGTCCGTCCTGAGGATCTACCGGATATCAGGCGTAAGATCGAGATGCCGGAGTTTTCCAAAGCGTGGGAGGCCGTGAAAAGCTCTCACCATCCTCTTTGTCTGGCCTTTCTGTACCTTGTAACAGGTGATGGGAAGGCAGGGCGGGAAGCTATCGAACGATGGTTTGAGTCTCTGGAGGGAGACTGGGACAACCCCGATCGGCTCGGCAGGGTCTTTTTAAACTATATGCACGTTGGGGCCTGTGTTTATGACTGGTGCTATAATCTTTTGACCGATGAGGAGAGGAGAAAGCTCATCGAGTCGTTTGAGAGGATCGCAGCGTCACACTCGCCGGGTTACCCGGCCAGGGCAAACTCTCCGGCGGTCGTGGGTCACGTCACCGAAGGGTGGTTGTTGACCGGTCAGCTTCCCGTCAGGGTTGCGATATATGATGAGTCCAAAACGATGTATGAGGCCGCTGCCAGGCTTTTCTTCGAGAGGTTCGTTCCCGTCCGCAACTTCCTCTATCGATCCCACATGCACCATCAGGGCGACTCCTACATAGTGACCCGCTTCATCCACGATATAGCCGTAAGCTGGCTTTTCCGGAGGATGGGCGCCGGTGATGTCTTCAGCCCTCAACAGCGGTTCGTCCCCTATCAGCTCATCTATCATCTCCGCCCCGACGGGAAGCAGATGCACAGCGGAGATACATTCGATGAGCGCGGCGACAGCTCCGGGAAACGAATGCTTATGCTGTTGACGGGGACCTACTATGACGATCCGTATCTGCTGTGGATGGCCGATTCGGGCGTCTTCAGGAGCTACGGGGATATCGGCGGCGTATTTGAGCTGCTGTTCCGCAAGCCTGGATCGGAGAAGCAACCCATAAGCGAGCTTCCCCTCACCAAATACTTCCCATCGCCGATGGGCGAGATGGTGACGCGTACGGGATGGGATATGGGGATGGAAAGCCGGGACGCGGTGGTGCATATGCGCATCGGCGAGTATTTCTTCGGAAACCATCAGCACAAGGACTTCGGAACCTTTCAGATCTACTACCGAGGGCCGCTTGCGATCTCGACGGGAGTCTACGACCTGTATGGCTCGCCTCACTGGAGGAACTATTACCATCAGACCATCTCGAAAAACGGCCTTCTGATATTCGATCCGTCGGAAACCGAAACCATGGTGGGCACACAGGTGTTGAACTACGCCGTGTTTTTCGCCAAAAAGAACCGGTTGTTGAAGGAGGCCCGGCTTACGATCGAAGGGGAGGAGAATGTGAAGGTGCTCATTTGTGATCTGGAACCCGGTATGTGGAGCCTCAGCCGAAACGGCGGGAGGATCGGACAGATCCGGGTCACCGATGAGGGCAAATGCGTTTATCTCGACGCCATGCCGGGTGATTATTTCCTGAAATGGACAAGAGTCGAGGATCGAGGAAAAGCTCGTTAA